One genomic window of Meleagris gallopavo isolate NT-WF06-2002-E0010 breed Aviagen turkey brand Nicholas breeding stock chromosome 22, Turkey_5.1, whole genome shotgun sequence includes the following:
- the DNAJC5 gene encoding dnaJ homolog subfamily C member 5, whose product MADQRQRSLSTSGESLYHVLGLDKNATSDDIKKSYRKLALKYHPDKNPDNPEAAEKFKEINNAHAILTDATKRNIYDKYGSLGLYVAEQFGEENVNTYFVLSSWWAKALFVFCGLITGCYCCCCLCCCCNCCCGKCKPKPPEGEEQEYYVSPEDLEAQLQSDEREASDAPIVIQPASATETTQLTADSHPSYHTDGFN is encoded by the exons ATGGCAGACCAGAGGCAACGCTCGCTGTCTACCTCTGGAGAGTCATTATACCACGTGCTGGGACTGGACAAGAATGCTACTTCTGATGATATTAAAAAGTCATACAG GAAACTTGCACTGAAATACCATCCTGATAAAAACCCTGATAATCCAGAGGCAGCAGAAAAATTTAAAGAGATCAATAATGCACATGCAATATTGACCGATGCGacaaagagaaacatttatGATAAATATGGCTCCCTGGGTCTGTATGTAGCAGAgcagtttggagaagaaaatgtgaacaCATACTTCGTGCTGTCCAGCTGGTGGGCAAAG GCCTTGTTTGTGTTCTGTGGGCTCATCACAggctgctactgctgctgctgtctgtgttgCTGCTGTAATTGCTGCTGTGGGAAGTGTAAACCTAAACCTCCTGAAGGCGAGGAGCAGGAGTACTACGTCTCTCCAGAGGACTTGGAGGCACAGTTGCAGTCAGATGAAAGGG agGCCTCAGATGCACCTATTGTGATACAGCCAGCATCAGCCACAGAGACAACCCAGCTCACAGCTGACTCTCACCCTAGCTACCACACTGATGGATTTAATTAA